In Anopheles gambiae chromosome 2, idAnoGambNW_F1_1, whole genome shotgun sequence, a single window of DNA contains:
- the LOC1269630 gene encoding tafazzin isoform X2, whose protein sequence is MSSFLFNLLLKPAAPPPNGAAVQQPHIPYNIDWIFPRLRRPNRLWHIASTGVIGLVGFFSKIVIVWLNKARVHNIDVLENALENRPKGKSLLTVSNHHSCFDDPGIWGLLKLRNVCNKNVIRWSMAAHDICFTCKAHSLFFMYGKCIPVVRGGGVYQPAVDLCIEKLKLGDWVHVFPEGKVNMTKEDLRFKWGVGRIIYEAPDLPIIIPIWHIGMDDVLPNEPPYYLRMGKKLTYNFGNPIDLSALMERLRSSPVSEEEARKQITDRIQEEMMVGVEWEGGKHNLALINIIPHASCF, encoded by the exons ATGAGTTCGTTTCTGTTCAATCTACTCCTAAAGCCAGCGGCACCACCGCCAAACGGGGCCGCGGTGCAGCAGCCACACATCCCGTACAACATCGACTGGATATTCCCGAGGCTGCGGCGTCCCAATCGGCTGTGGCACATTGCCAGTACGGGTGTGATTGGTTTGGTGGGATTCTTCTCCAAAATCGTCATCG TCTGGCTGAACAAAGCACGCGTCCACAACATCGACGTCTTGGAGAATGCGCTCGAGAACCGGCCGAAAGGGAAGTCGCTGCTGACCGTCTCCAATCATCACTCGTGCTTCGATGATCCAGGCATATGGG GGCTGCTAAAGCTGCGCAATGTTTGCAACAAAAACGTCATCCGATGGTCAATGGCGGCGCACGACATTTGCTTCACCTGCAAGGCGCACTCGCTGTTCTTCATGTACGGGAAGTGCATTCCGGTGGTGCGGGGCGGCGGCGTGTACCAGCCGGCGGTGGATCTGTGCATCGAGAAGCTGAAGCTTGGCGACTGGGTGCATGTGTTTCCCGAGGGGAAAGTTAACATGACTAAAGAGGATCTCAG GTTCAAGTGGGGCGTCGGGCGAATAATTTACGAAGCACCCGACCTGCCCATCATCATCCCGATCTGGCACATCGGCATGGACGACGTGCTGCCGAACGAACCGCCTTACTACCTCCGGATGGGCAAGAAGCTAACGTACAACTTCGGCAATCCGATCGACCTAAGCGCTCTTATGGAACGGTTACGCTCGTCGCCGGTGAGCGAAGAGGAGGCGCGAAAGCAAATTACCGACCGTATCCAGGAGGAGATGATGGTAGGTGTAGAATGGGAGGGGGGGAAACATAATTTAGCCCTGATTAATATCATACCTCATGCTTCATGTTTTTAG
- the LOC1269630 gene encoding tafazzin isoform X6: MNSKPAAPPPNGAAVQQPHIPYNIDWIFPRLRRPNRLWHIASTGVIGLVGFFSKIVIVWLNKARVHNIDVLENALENRPKGKSLLTVSNHHSCFDDPGIWGLLDRRLLKLRNVCNKNVIRWSMAAHDICFTCKAHSLFFMYGKCIPVVRGGGVYQPAVDLCIEKLKLGDWVHVFPEGKVNMTKEDLRFKWGVGRIIYEAPDLPIIIPIWHIGMDDVLPNEPPYYLRMGKKLTYNFGNPIDLSALMERLRSSPVSEEEARKQITDRIQEEMMLLKQETERLHSEYVKS, translated from the exons ATGAACTCGAAG CCAGCGGCACCACCGCCAAACGGGGCCGCGGTGCAGCAGCCACACATCCCGTACAACATCGACTGGATATTCCCGAGGCTGCGGCGTCCCAATCGGCTGTGGCACATTGCCAGTACGGGTGTGATTGGTTTGGTGGGATTCTTCTCCAAAATCGTCATCG TCTGGCTGAACAAAGCACGCGTCCACAACATCGACGTCTTGGAGAATGCGCTCGAGAACCGGCCGAAAGGGAAGTCGCTGCTGACCGTCTCCAATCATCACTCGTGCTTCGATGATCCAGGCATATGGG GACTACTAGACAGGC GGCTGCTAAAGCTGCGCAATGTTTGCAACAAAAACGTCATCCGATGGTCAATGGCGGCGCACGACATTTGCTTCACCTGCAAGGCGCACTCGCTGTTCTTCATGTACGGGAAGTGCATTCCGGTGGTGCGGGGCGGCGGCGTGTACCAGCCGGCGGTGGATCTGTGCATCGAGAAGCTGAAGCTTGGCGACTGGGTGCATGTGTTTCCCGAGGGGAAAGTTAACATGACTAAAGAGGATCTCAG GTTCAAGTGGGGCGTCGGGCGAATAATTTACGAAGCACCCGACCTGCCCATCATCATCCCGATCTGGCACATCGGCATGGACGACGTGCTGCCGAACGAACCGCCTTACTACCTCCGGATGGGCAAGAAGCTAACGTACAACTTCGGCAATCCGATCGACCTAAGCGCTCTTATGGAACGGTTACGCTCGTCGCCGGTGAGCGAAGAGGAGGCGCGAAAGCAAATTACCGACCGTATCCAGGAGGAGATGATG CTACTTAAACAAGAAACCGAACGGCTGCACTCGGAGTACGTGAAAAGCTGA
- the LOC1269630 gene encoding tafazzin isoform X1, which produces MIRHADRSQSAAADRTPAAPPPNGAAVQQPHIPYNIDWIFPRLRRPNRLWHIASTGVIGLVGFFSKIVIVWLNKARVHNIDVLENALENRPKGKSLLTVSNHHSCFDDPGIWGLLDRRLLKLRNVCNKNVIRWSMAAHDICFTCKAHSLFFMYGKCIPVVRGGGVYQPAVDLCIEKLKLGDWVHVFPEGKVNMTKEDLRFKWGVGRIIYEAPDLPIIIPIWHIGMDDVLPNEPPYYLRMGKKLTYNFGNPIDLSALMERLRSSPVSEEEARKQITDRIQEEMMLLKQETERLHSEYVKS; this is translated from the exons ATGATACGGCACGCGGACCGATCTCAGTCTGCCGCCGCGGATCGTACG CCAGCGGCACCACCGCCAAACGGGGCCGCGGTGCAGCAGCCACACATCCCGTACAACATCGACTGGATATTCCCGAGGCTGCGGCGTCCCAATCGGCTGTGGCACATTGCCAGTACGGGTGTGATTGGTTTGGTGGGATTCTTCTCCAAAATCGTCATCG TCTGGCTGAACAAAGCACGCGTCCACAACATCGACGTCTTGGAGAATGCGCTCGAGAACCGGCCGAAAGGGAAGTCGCTGCTGACCGTCTCCAATCATCACTCGTGCTTCGATGATCCAGGCATATGGG GACTACTAGACAGGC GGCTGCTAAAGCTGCGCAATGTTTGCAACAAAAACGTCATCCGATGGTCAATGGCGGCGCACGACATTTGCTTCACCTGCAAGGCGCACTCGCTGTTCTTCATGTACGGGAAGTGCATTCCGGTGGTGCGGGGCGGCGGCGTGTACCAGCCGGCGGTGGATCTGTGCATCGAGAAGCTGAAGCTTGGCGACTGGGTGCATGTGTTTCCCGAGGGGAAAGTTAACATGACTAAAGAGGATCTCAG GTTCAAGTGGGGCGTCGGGCGAATAATTTACGAAGCACCCGACCTGCCCATCATCATCCCGATCTGGCACATCGGCATGGACGACGTGCTGCCGAACGAACCGCCTTACTACCTCCGGATGGGCAAGAAGCTAACGTACAACTTCGGCAATCCGATCGACCTAAGCGCTCTTATGGAACGGTTACGCTCGTCGCCGGTGAGCGAAGAGGAGGCGCGAAAGCAAATTACCGACCGTATCCAGGAGGAGATGATG CTACTTAAACAAGAAACCGAACGGCTGCACTCGGAGTACGTGAAAAGCTGA
- the LOC1269630 gene encoding tafazzin isoform X5 → MSSFLFNLLLKPAAPPPNGAAVQQPHIPYNIDWIFPRLRRPNRLWHIASTGVIGLVGFFSKIVIVWLNKARVHNIDVLENALENRPKGKSLLTVSNHHSCFDDPGIWGLLKLRNVCNKNVIRWSMAAHDICFTCKAHSLFFMYGKCIPVVRGGGVYQPAVDLCIEKLKLGDWVHVFPEGKVNMTKEDLRFKWGVGRIIYEAPDLPIIIPIWHIGMDDVLPNEPPYYLRMGKKLTYNFGNPIDLSALMERLRSSPVSEEEARKQITDRIQEEMMLLKQETERLHSEYVKS, encoded by the exons ATGAGTTCGTTTCTGTTCAATCTACTCCTAAAGCCAGCGGCACCACCGCCAAACGGGGCCGCGGTGCAGCAGCCACACATCCCGTACAACATCGACTGGATATTCCCGAGGCTGCGGCGTCCCAATCGGCTGTGGCACATTGCCAGTACGGGTGTGATTGGTTTGGTGGGATTCTTCTCCAAAATCGTCATCG TCTGGCTGAACAAAGCACGCGTCCACAACATCGACGTCTTGGAGAATGCGCTCGAGAACCGGCCGAAAGGGAAGTCGCTGCTGACCGTCTCCAATCATCACTCGTGCTTCGATGATCCAGGCATATGGG GGCTGCTAAAGCTGCGCAATGTTTGCAACAAAAACGTCATCCGATGGTCAATGGCGGCGCACGACATTTGCTTCACCTGCAAGGCGCACTCGCTGTTCTTCATGTACGGGAAGTGCATTCCGGTGGTGCGGGGCGGCGGCGTGTACCAGCCGGCGGTGGATCTGTGCATCGAGAAGCTGAAGCTTGGCGACTGGGTGCATGTGTTTCCCGAGGGGAAAGTTAACATGACTAAAGAGGATCTCAG GTTCAAGTGGGGCGTCGGGCGAATAATTTACGAAGCACCCGACCTGCCCATCATCATCCCGATCTGGCACATCGGCATGGACGACGTGCTGCCGAACGAACCGCCTTACTACCTCCGGATGGGCAAGAAGCTAACGTACAACTTCGGCAATCCGATCGACCTAAGCGCTCTTATGGAACGGTTACGCTCGTCGCCGGTGAGCGAAGAGGAGGCGCGAAAGCAAATTACCGACCGTATCCAGGAGGAGATGATG CTACTTAAACAAGAAACCGAACGGCTGCACTCGGAGTACGTGAAAAGCTGA
- the LOC5666965 gene encoding uncharacterized protein LOC5666965 produces MSFHRRGRFSLSGRYHYYYYYDYHHPDTTHRMAVWGKVKIASTTTTSKAPLARTPSKAGSLFSETLTAALGKRKSKFKDITDELNQHINAEEREELYQRPLFNADKIRRMMERIVEKQFDVDEEEMRYVYNPAKNLKMCQNISKQIKDRMKAMNFKRHRIISIATIVEKQQQGIHYKMKYILDPKLDDYVRLYHETPHFYIIATVLLVHKD; encoded by the exons ATGAGTTTCCACCGTAGAGGAAGGTTCTCGCTATCTGGACggtaccactactactactactacgactACCACCATCCCGATACTACACACAGGATGGCTGTTTGGGGGAAAGTGAAAATTGccagtaccaccaccac CTCCAAAGCTCCGCTGGCGCGCACTCCAAGCAAAGCCGGTTCATTGTTCAGCGAAACGCTAACGGCCGCCCTGGGGAAGCGGAAGAGCAAGTTCAAGGATATTACCGACGAGCTGAACCAGCACATCAACGCCGAGGAGCGGGAGGAGCTGTACCAACGGCCCCTGTTCAACGCGGACAAGATCCGGCGCATGATGGAGCGCATCGTGGAAAAGCAGTTCGATGTGGACGAGGAGGAGATGCGCTACGTGTACAATCCGGCCAAAAATCTCAAGATGTGCCAGAACATCTCCAAACAGATCAAGGATCGGATGAAAGCGATGAACTTTAAGCG ACACCGTATTATCAGCATCGCAACGATAGtggaaaagcagcagcaaggaaTACACTACAAAATGAAGTATATCCTCGATCCGAAGCTGGACGACTACGTGCGTTTGTATCACGAAACGCCTCACTTTTACATCATCGCCACAGTGCTGCTTGTCCACAAGGATTAA
- the LOC1269631 gene encoding dual specificity protein kinase zak2, with amino-acid sequence MTSTELTVPKIEISFDTPNRDRFLRDDFRNKRESYAVLGRGSYGVVIKASYRGRPVAVKILEKRSHRHRCRYDSLLNEANALNLRHDNIVTVLKIVPGAQYGLVLMERFDGYCLQRIIGHQRNHPIAIQHKLLILCDIISGLCFCHRHNIVHLDVKPQNVIVTVSGAADQPVAPAAGNLPLRKYLCKLCDFGSSMMLQPWQPNETLVNRGTIRYMAPELLRGTGGFTARADIYSFGVTMWQLDEGRFPYEEITCNEVIAYNVVKKGLRPDSITTMAFGRRATNLPAGLRDIGCLHGSLRGPISLTGGGGGGGSSFTGRFETDAVDDVLKRQGIAVEYRAKRPTRVICPTERTDQPMNDQELNVARIMEMFGGNCTIANNERIQLRQTMRTLYSKCWASDPACRPDAPAVRAAIHQALEKIALGKRAGK; translated from the exons AT gaCGTCCACCGAGCTAACTGTGCCGAAGATCGAGATCAGCTTCGACACGCCGAACCGGGACCGCTTCCTGCGGGACGACTTTCGCAACAAGCGCGAATCGTACGCCGTGCTTGGGCGCGGCAGCTACGGCGTAGTCATCAAGGCGTCCTACCGTGGCCGCCCGGTTGCCGTGAAGATCCTGGAGAAGCGATCGCACCGTCACCGCTGCCGCTACGATTCGCTGCTGAACGAAGCGAACGCACTGAACCTGCGGCACGACAACATCGTGACGGTGCTGAAGATCGTGCCCGGCGCACAGTACGGGCTGGTGCTGATGGAGCGCTTCGATGGCTACTGTCTGCAGCGTATTATTGGCCACCAGCGTAATCATCCGATCGCGATTCAACACAAACTGCT GATACTGTGCGATATTATAAGTGGATTGTGTTTCTGCCACCGGCACAACATCGTGCACCTGGACGTGAAGCCCCAGAACGTGATCGTAACGGTCAGTGGTGCGGCCGACCAGCCGGTGGCACCTGCCGCCGGCAACCTGCCGTTGCGCAAGTATCTCTGCAAGCTGTGCGATTTCGGCTCGTCGATGATGCTGCAGCCGTGGCAGCCGAACGAAACCCTAGTCAACCGTGGCACGATTCGCTACATGGCCCCGGAGCTGCTGCGCGGCACCGGCGGCTTTACCGCGCGGGCGGACATTTACTCGTTCGGCGTTACCATGTGGCAGCTGGACGAGGGACGCTTCCCGTACGAGGAGATTACCTGCAACGAGGTGATCGCGTACAATGTCGTCAAGAAGGGGCTGCGCCCGGATAGCATTACCACGATGGCGTTTGGTCGGCGTGCGACCAACCTGCCGGCCGGTTTGCGCGACATCGGCTGTCTGCATGGGAGTTTGCGTGGCCCCATTTCGCTgaccggcggtggtggtggtggtgggtcgAGCTTTACCGGCCGATTCGAGACCGATGCCGTTGACGATGTGCTCAAGCGCCAGGGCATTGCGGTGGAGTATCGGGCCAAGCGCCCGACCCGAGTCATCTGCCCGACCGAGCGCACCGATCAGCCGATGAACGATCAAGAGCTGAACGTGGCACGGATAATGGAGATGTTTGGGGGCAACTGCACCATCGCCAACAACGAGCGCATTCAGCTGCGACAGACGATGCGCACACTGTACAGCAAGTGTTGGGCCAGCGATCCGGCCTGTCGTCCCGATGCGCCTGCCGTGCGGGCTGCGATCCATCAAGCGCTCGAGAAGATCGCGCTCGGGAAGCGTGCCGGCAAATGA
- the LOC1269630 gene encoding tafazzin isoform X3 — MIRHADRSQSAAADRTPAAPPPNGAAVQQPHIPYNIDWIFPRLRRPNRLWHIASTGVIGLVGFFSKIVIVWLNKARVHNIDVLENALENRPKGKSLLTVSNHHSCFDDPGIWGLLKLRNVCNKNVIRWSMAAHDICFTCKAHSLFFMYGKCIPVVRGGGVYQPAVDLCIEKLKLGDWVHVFPEGKVNMTKEDLRFKWGVGRIIYEAPDLPIIIPIWHIGMDDVLPNEPPYYLRMGKKLTYNFGNPIDLSALMERLRSSPVSEEEARKQITDRIQEEMMLLKQETERLHSEYVKS, encoded by the exons ATGATACGGCACGCGGACCGATCTCAGTCTGCCGCCGCGGATCGTACG CCAGCGGCACCACCGCCAAACGGGGCCGCGGTGCAGCAGCCACACATCCCGTACAACATCGACTGGATATTCCCGAGGCTGCGGCGTCCCAATCGGCTGTGGCACATTGCCAGTACGGGTGTGATTGGTTTGGTGGGATTCTTCTCCAAAATCGTCATCG TCTGGCTGAACAAAGCACGCGTCCACAACATCGACGTCTTGGAGAATGCGCTCGAGAACCGGCCGAAAGGGAAGTCGCTGCTGACCGTCTCCAATCATCACTCGTGCTTCGATGATCCAGGCATATGGG GGCTGCTAAAGCTGCGCAATGTTTGCAACAAAAACGTCATCCGATGGTCAATGGCGGCGCACGACATTTGCTTCACCTGCAAGGCGCACTCGCTGTTCTTCATGTACGGGAAGTGCATTCCGGTGGTGCGGGGCGGCGGCGTGTACCAGCCGGCGGTGGATCTGTGCATCGAGAAGCTGAAGCTTGGCGACTGGGTGCATGTGTTTCCCGAGGGGAAAGTTAACATGACTAAAGAGGATCTCAG GTTCAAGTGGGGCGTCGGGCGAATAATTTACGAAGCACCCGACCTGCCCATCATCATCCCGATCTGGCACATCGGCATGGACGACGTGCTGCCGAACGAACCGCCTTACTACCTCCGGATGGGCAAGAAGCTAACGTACAACTTCGGCAATCCGATCGACCTAAGCGCTCTTATGGAACGGTTACGCTCGTCGCCGGTGAGCGAAGAGGAGGCGCGAAAGCAAATTACCGACCGTATCCAGGAGGAGATGATG CTACTTAAACAAGAAACCGAACGGCTGCACTCGGAGTACGTGAAAAGCTGA
- the LOC1269630 gene encoding tafazzin isoform X4 — protein sequence MSSFLFNLLLKPAAPPPNGAAVQQPHIPYNIDWIFPRLRRPNRLWHIASTGVIGLVGFFSKIVIVWLNKARVHNIDVLENALENRPKGKSLLTVSNHHSCFDDPGIWGLLDRRLLKLRNVCNKNVIRWSMAAHDICFTCKAHSLFFMYGKCIPVVRGGGVYQPAVDLCIEKLKLGDWVHVFPEGKVNMTKEDLRFKWGVGRIIYEAPDLPIIIPIWHIGMDDVLPNEPPYYLRMGKKLTYNFGNPIDLSALMERLRSSPVSEEEARKQITDRIQEEMMLLKQETERLHSEYVKS from the exons ATGAGTTCGTTTCTGTTCAATCTACTCCTAAAGCCAGCGGCACCACCGCCAAACGGGGCCGCGGTGCAGCAGCCACACATCCCGTACAACATCGACTGGATATTCCCGAGGCTGCGGCGTCCCAATCGGCTGTGGCACATTGCCAGTACGGGTGTGATTGGTTTGGTGGGATTCTTCTCCAAAATCGTCATCG TCTGGCTGAACAAAGCACGCGTCCACAACATCGACGTCTTGGAGAATGCGCTCGAGAACCGGCCGAAAGGGAAGTCGCTGCTGACCGTCTCCAATCATCACTCGTGCTTCGATGATCCAGGCATATGGG GACTACTAGACAGGC GGCTGCTAAAGCTGCGCAATGTTTGCAACAAAAACGTCATCCGATGGTCAATGGCGGCGCACGACATTTGCTTCACCTGCAAGGCGCACTCGCTGTTCTTCATGTACGGGAAGTGCATTCCGGTGGTGCGGGGCGGCGGCGTGTACCAGCCGGCGGTGGATCTGTGCATCGAGAAGCTGAAGCTTGGCGACTGGGTGCATGTGTTTCCCGAGGGGAAAGTTAACATGACTAAAGAGGATCTCAG GTTCAAGTGGGGCGTCGGGCGAATAATTTACGAAGCACCCGACCTGCCCATCATCATCCCGATCTGGCACATCGGCATGGACGACGTGCTGCCGAACGAACCGCCTTACTACCTCCGGATGGGCAAGAAGCTAACGTACAACTTCGGCAATCCGATCGACCTAAGCGCTCTTATGGAACGGTTACGCTCGTCGCCGGTGAGCGAAGAGGAGGCGCGAAAGCAAATTACCGACCGTATCCAGGAGGAGATGATG CTACTTAAACAAGAAACCGAACGGCTGCACTCGGAGTACGTGAAAAGCTGA
- the LOC1269630 gene encoding tafazzin isoform X7 yields MNSKPAAPPPNGAAVQQPHIPYNIDWIFPRLRRPNRLWHIASTGVIGLVGFFSKIVIVWLNKARVHNIDVLENALENRPKGKSLLTVSNHHSCFDDPGIWGLLKLRNVCNKNVIRWSMAAHDICFTCKAHSLFFMYGKCIPVVRGGGVYQPAVDLCIEKLKLGDWVHVFPEGKVNMTKEDLRFKWGVGRIIYEAPDLPIIIPIWHIGMDDVLPNEPPYYLRMGKKLTYNFGNPIDLSALMERLRSSPVSEEEARKQITDRIQEEMMLLKQETERLHSEYVKS; encoded by the exons ATGAACTCGAAG CCAGCGGCACCACCGCCAAACGGGGCCGCGGTGCAGCAGCCACACATCCCGTACAACATCGACTGGATATTCCCGAGGCTGCGGCGTCCCAATCGGCTGTGGCACATTGCCAGTACGGGTGTGATTGGTTTGGTGGGATTCTTCTCCAAAATCGTCATCG TCTGGCTGAACAAAGCACGCGTCCACAACATCGACGTCTTGGAGAATGCGCTCGAGAACCGGCCGAAAGGGAAGTCGCTGCTGACCGTCTCCAATCATCACTCGTGCTTCGATGATCCAGGCATATGGG GGCTGCTAAAGCTGCGCAATGTTTGCAACAAAAACGTCATCCGATGGTCAATGGCGGCGCACGACATTTGCTTCACCTGCAAGGCGCACTCGCTGTTCTTCATGTACGGGAAGTGCATTCCGGTGGTGCGGGGCGGCGGCGTGTACCAGCCGGCGGTGGATCTGTGCATCGAGAAGCTGAAGCTTGGCGACTGGGTGCATGTGTTTCCCGAGGGGAAAGTTAACATGACTAAAGAGGATCTCAG GTTCAAGTGGGGCGTCGGGCGAATAATTTACGAAGCACCCGACCTGCCCATCATCATCCCGATCTGGCACATCGGCATGGACGACGTGCTGCCGAACGAACCGCCTTACTACCTCCGGATGGGCAAGAAGCTAACGTACAACTTCGGCAATCCGATCGACCTAAGCGCTCTTATGGAACGGTTACGCTCGTCGCCGGTGAGCGAAGAGGAGGCGCGAAAGCAAATTACCGACCGTATCCAGGAGGAGATGATG CTACTTAAACAAGAAACCGAACGGCTGCACTCGGAGTACGTGAAAAGCTGA